One part of the Eptesicus fuscus isolate TK198812 chromosome 2, DD_ASM_mEF_20220401, whole genome shotgun sequence genome encodes these proteins:
- the NOA1 gene encoding nitric oxide-associated protein 1 isoform X1 translates to MLPARFTRRLLWPLLRGLPSTVTRHGLREPFLERRCAAPTSSQHASGLRHGLPRGPTATAGYEGRDDMEEEHFLFPEYVLEPEPVPTVEEQLRELRQRQEEEERQKLQRREERRQQKLRAKLRVHPVVGHPDPTVPSSSLNCSGCGAELHCQDPGLPGYLPSEKFLSARAQSDGLARTVCQRCWLLVHHRRALRLQVSREQYLELVSAALRQPGPALVLYMVDLLDLPDALLPDLPALVGPKQLIVLGNKVDLLPQDAPGYLQRLRERLWDDCVRAGLQLAPGRGGPPGGGENSSPSAKAGGTVVRDVRLISAKTGYGVEEFISALQRSWRYRGDVYLVGATNAGKSTLFNTLLESDYCIAKGAEAIDRATISSWPGTTLNLLKFPICNPTPYRMFERGKRLKKYASEAEEDLSQLEKQKLNLLKKHGYVVGRVGRTFLYSEEQKNEADFEFDADSLAYDMGNEPVMVADNSTKKVELTPEDVKDAHWFYDTPGITKENCILKLLTEKEVNIVLPTHSIIPRTFVLKPGMVLFLGALGRIDFLQGSQSAWFTVVASNFLPVHITSLEKADAIYQRHAGDTLLKVPMGGKERMAEFPPLVAEDITLEEGLENLEAVADIKFSSAGWVAVTPQFKDRLHLRGYTPQGTVLTVRPPLLPHIVNIKGNRIKGTVAYKTKKLPSLVCNLQKKKNMKI, encoded by the exons ATGCTGCCCGCACGCTTCACCCGCAGACTGCTCTGGCCCTTACTTCGGGGACTACCTTCCACGGTAACGCGCCATGGCCTCCGGGAGCCGTTCCTCGAGAGGAGATGCGcggcccccacctcctcccagcacgCATCGGGCCTGCGACACGGGCTTCCTCGTGGCCCGACGGCGACTGCGGGTTACGAAGGAAGGGATGACATGGAGGAGGAGCATTTTCTGTTCCCCGAATACGTCCTGGAGCCGGAGCCCGTTCCGACCGTGGAAGAGCAGCTGCGGGAGCTGCGGCAGCGCCAGGAAGAGGAGGAACGACAGAAGCTACAGCGGCGCGAGGAGCGGCGGCAGCAGAAGCTACGCGCCAAACTCCGGGTGCACCCGGTCGTCGGGCACCCGGACCCGACCGTGCCGTCCAGCAGCCTGAACTGCTCCGGCTGCGGGGCGGAGCTGCACTGCCAGGACCCTGGCTTGCCCGGCTACCTGCCCAGCGAGAAGTTCCTCAGCGCGAGGGCGCAGTCGGACGGGCTGGCGCGGACCGTGTGCCAGCGCTGCTGGCTGCTGGTGCACCACCGGCGCGCCCTGCGCCTGCAGGTGAGCCGCGAGCAGTACCTGGAGTTGGTGAGCGCGGCGCTGCGGCAGCCCGGGCCCGCCCTGGTGCTCTACATGGTGGACTTGCTCGATCTGCCCGACGCCCTGCTGCCCGACCTGCCCGCGCTGGTCGGCCCCAAGCAGCTGATCGTGCTGGGGAACAAGGTGGACCTGCTGCCCCAGGACGCTCCCGGCTACCTGCAGCGGCTCCGGGAGCGCCTGTGGGACGACTGTGTCCGCGCCGGGCTCCAGCTGGCCCCCGGCAGGGGCGGGCCACCTGGTGGGGGAGAGAATTCGAGTCCCTCGGCCAAGGCCGGTGGTACTGTAGTCCGGGACGTGCGGCTCATCAGCGCCAAGACCGGGTACGGCGTGGAAGAGTTCATTTCCGCCCTTCAGCGCTCCTGGCGCTACCGCGGCGACGTCTACCTGGTGGGCGCCACCAACGCCGGCAAGTCTACTCTCTTCAACACGCTCCTGGAGTCGGATTATTGCATCGCCAAGGGCGCTGAGGCTATCGACCGAGCCACCATCTCCTCCTGGCCCG GTACTACACTAAACCTTCTGAAGTTTCCTATTTGCAACCCAACTCCTTACAGAATGTTTGAAAGGGGGAAAAGGCTGAAAAAATATGCATCTGAAGCTGAAGAAGATCTTAGTCagctagaaaaacaaaaacttaatctCTTAAAAAAGCATGGCTATGTAGTAG GAAGAGTTGGAAGAACATTCTTGTATTCAGAAgaacaaaagaatgaagctgaCTTTGAGTTTGATGCTGATTCACTTGCCTATGACATGGGAAATGAACCTGTTATGGTTGCAGATAATTCCACCAAAAAAGTAGAACTGACCCCAGAAGATGTGAAAGATGCCCACTGGTTTTATGACACCCCTGGAATTACAAAGGAAAATTGT ATTTTAAAACTTCTAACAGAAAAAGAAGTGAATATTGTCTTGCCAACACACTCCATTATTCCAAGAACTTTTGTGCTTAAACCTGGAATGGTTCTATTTTTGGGTGCCTTAGGACGCATAGATTTTCTGCAG ggAAGTCAGTCAGCTTGGTTTACAGTAGTGGCTTCCAACTTCCTTCCTGTGCACATTACCTCCTTGGAGAAGGCAGATGCTATATATCAGAGGCACGCAGGTGATACATTGCTCAAG GTTCCAATGGGTGGAAAAGAGCGAATGGCAGAGTTTCCTCCTCTTGTTGCTGAGGACATTACATTAGAAGAAGGACTTGAGAATTTGGAAGCAGTGGCTGACATCAAGTTTTCCTCTGCAG GTTGGGTTGCAGTAACGCCTCAGTTTAAAGACAGACTGCATCTCCGAGGCTATACACCTCAAGGAACAGTGCTGACGGTCCGGCCACCTCTCTTGCCACATATTGTTAACATCAAAGGAAATCGCATCAAAGGAACTGTGGCCTATAAAACCAAGAAGCTTCCTTCCCTTGTGTGCAATctgcagaagaagaaaaacatgaaaatatga
- the NOA1 gene encoding nitric oxide-associated protein 1 isoform X2 — MLPARFTRRLLWPLLRGLPSTVTRHGLREPFLERRCAAPTSSQHASGLRHGLPRGPTATAGYEGRDDMEEEHFLFPEYVLEPEPVPTVEEQLRELRQRQEEEERQKLQRREERRQQKLRAKLRVHPVVGHPDPTVPSSSLNCSGCGAELHCQDPGLPGYLPSEKFLSARAQSDGLARTVCQRCWLLVHHRRALRLQVSREQYLELVSAALRQPGPALVLYMVDLLDLPDALLPDLPALVGPKQLIVLGNKVDLLPQDAPGYLQRLRERLWDDCVRAGLQLAPGRGGPPGGGENSSPSAKAGGTVVRDVRLISAKTGYGVEEFISALQRSWRYRGDVYLVGATNAGKSTLFNTLLESDYCIAKGAEAIDRATISSWPGTTLNLLKFPICNPTPYRMFERGKRLKKYASEAEEDLSQLEKQKLNLLKKHGYVVGRVGRTFLYSEEQKNEADFEFDADSLAYDMGNEPVMVADNSTKKVELTPEDVKDAHWFYDTPGITKENCGSQSAWFTVVASNFLPVHITSLEKADAIYQRHAGDTLLKVPMGGKERMAEFPPLVAEDITLEEGLENLEAVADIKFSSAGWVAVTPQFKDRLHLRGYTPQGTVLTVRPPLLPHIVNIKGNRIKGTVAYKTKKLPSLVCNLQKKKNMKI, encoded by the exons ATGCTGCCCGCACGCTTCACCCGCAGACTGCTCTGGCCCTTACTTCGGGGACTACCTTCCACGGTAACGCGCCATGGCCTCCGGGAGCCGTTCCTCGAGAGGAGATGCGcggcccccacctcctcccagcacgCATCGGGCCTGCGACACGGGCTTCCTCGTGGCCCGACGGCGACTGCGGGTTACGAAGGAAGGGATGACATGGAGGAGGAGCATTTTCTGTTCCCCGAATACGTCCTGGAGCCGGAGCCCGTTCCGACCGTGGAAGAGCAGCTGCGGGAGCTGCGGCAGCGCCAGGAAGAGGAGGAACGACAGAAGCTACAGCGGCGCGAGGAGCGGCGGCAGCAGAAGCTACGCGCCAAACTCCGGGTGCACCCGGTCGTCGGGCACCCGGACCCGACCGTGCCGTCCAGCAGCCTGAACTGCTCCGGCTGCGGGGCGGAGCTGCACTGCCAGGACCCTGGCTTGCCCGGCTACCTGCCCAGCGAGAAGTTCCTCAGCGCGAGGGCGCAGTCGGACGGGCTGGCGCGGACCGTGTGCCAGCGCTGCTGGCTGCTGGTGCACCACCGGCGCGCCCTGCGCCTGCAGGTGAGCCGCGAGCAGTACCTGGAGTTGGTGAGCGCGGCGCTGCGGCAGCCCGGGCCCGCCCTGGTGCTCTACATGGTGGACTTGCTCGATCTGCCCGACGCCCTGCTGCCCGACCTGCCCGCGCTGGTCGGCCCCAAGCAGCTGATCGTGCTGGGGAACAAGGTGGACCTGCTGCCCCAGGACGCTCCCGGCTACCTGCAGCGGCTCCGGGAGCGCCTGTGGGACGACTGTGTCCGCGCCGGGCTCCAGCTGGCCCCCGGCAGGGGCGGGCCACCTGGTGGGGGAGAGAATTCGAGTCCCTCGGCCAAGGCCGGTGGTACTGTAGTCCGGGACGTGCGGCTCATCAGCGCCAAGACCGGGTACGGCGTGGAAGAGTTCATTTCCGCCCTTCAGCGCTCCTGGCGCTACCGCGGCGACGTCTACCTGGTGGGCGCCACCAACGCCGGCAAGTCTACTCTCTTCAACACGCTCCTGGAGTCGGATTATTGCATCGCCAAGGGCGCTGAGGCTATCGACCGAGCCACCATCTCCTCCTGGCCCG GTACTACACTAAACCTTCTGAAGTTTCCTATTTGCAACCCAACTCCTTACAGAATGTTTGAAAGGGGGAAAAGGCTGAAAAAATATGCATCTGAAGCTGAAGAAGATCTTAGTCagctagaaaaacaaaaacttaatctCTTAAAAAAGCATGGCTATGTAGTAG GAAGAGTTGGAAGAACATTCTTGTATTCAGAAgaacaaaagaatgaagctgaCTTTGAGTTTGATGCTGATTCACTTGCCTATGACATGGGAAATGAACCTGTTATGGTTGCAGATAATTCCACCAAAAAAGTAGAACTGACCCCAGAAGATGTGAAAGATGCCCACTGGTTTTATGACACCCCTGGAATTACAAAGGAAAATTGT ggAAGTCAGTCAGCTTGGTTTACAGTAGTGGCTTCCAACTTCCTTCCTGTGCACATTACCTCCTTGGAGAAGGCAGATGCTATATATCAGAGGCACGCAGGTGATACATTGCTCAAG GTTCCAATGGGTGGAAAAGAGCGAATGGCAGAGTTTCCTCCTCTTGTTGCTGAGGACATTACATTAGAAGAAGGACTTGAGAATTTGGAAGCAGTGGCTGACATCAAGTTTTCCTCTGCAG GTTGGGTTGCAGTAACGCCTCAGTTTAAAGACAGACTGCATCTCCGAGGCTATACACCTCAAGGAACAGTGCTGACGGTCCGGCCACCTCTCTTGCCACATATTGTTAACATCAAAGGAAATCGCATCAAAGGAACTGTGGCCTATAAAACCAAGAAGCTTCCTTCCCTTGTGTGCAATctgcagaagaagaaaaacatgaaaatatga